In one window of Spartinivicinus marinus DNA:
- a CDS encoding bifunctional 2-methylcitrate dehydratase/aconitate hydratase translates to MTKNVDVNVRPEPDEVLVAIADYVDQYKVSSEEAMQTARYCLMDTLGCGLLALRYPECTKHLGSIVEGTIVPNGARVPGTQLRLDPIKAAWDIGCIIRWLDYNDTWLAAEWGHPSDNLGAILAVTDYLSQVKQTRGQAPFTIKDVLEAMVKAHEIQGVLALENSFNRVGLDHVVLVKVASTAVAAKLKGASKDQIIDALSHAWVDGQSLRTYRHAPNAGSRKSWAAGDATSRAVRLADIVMRGEMGYPGVLSAPTWGFYDVLFKGNTFKLAQSFNSYVMENVLFKISYPAEFHAQTAVEAAMALHPQVKDRIHDIEKLVITTHESAIRIISKSGPLNNPADRDHCLQYMAAVPLLYGSLTADHYEDSFHQAHPEIDQLREKMEIIEEPRFSQEYLEADKRSIANAMQVFFRDGSKTEQVTVEYPVGHRRRREEGIPLLLEKFKQNLHTRYPAQRVERIYQLCQNHQQLLETPVNEFMDLLVI, encoded by the coding sequence ATGACAAAAAATGTTGATGTAAATGTACGACCTGAGCCGGATGAGGTGTTAGTGGCCATTGCTGATTATGTGGACCAATACAAGGTCAGCAGTGAAGAAGCTATGCAAACGGCGCGTTATTGCTTGATGGATACCTTGGGTTGTGGGTTATTAGCGTTGCGTTACCCTGAATGTACCAAGCATTTAGGGTCTATTGTAGAGGGTACAATCGTACCGAATGGGGCAAGGGTACCAGGCACTCAGTTACGCCTAGACCCTATTAAAGCGGCTTGGGATATTGGTTGTATTATTCGCTGGTTAGATTATAACGATACCTGGTTGGCGGCAGAGTGGGGTCATCCATCAGATAATTTAGGCGCTATTTTAGCGGTCACTGACTATTTGTCCCAGGTGAAACAGACTCGTGGACAAGCGCCGTTTACCATTAAAGATGTATTAGAGGCGATGGTTAAAGCGCATGAAATTCAGGGAGTGTTGGCCTTAGAAAATAGCTTTAATCGGGTTGGTTTAGATCATGTTGTGCTAGTAAAAGTCGCTTCTACGGCAGTTGCTGCCAAGCTGAAAGGAGCGAGTAAAGATCAAATTATTGATGCACTATCTCATGCTTGGGTTGATGGTCAGTCATTACGGACCTATCGTCATGCTCCAAATGCAGGGTCTCGAAAATCTTGGGCTGCGGGTGATGCTACTTCTCGGGCGGTGCGGTTAGCGGATATTGTGATGCGAGGGGAAATGGGCTACCCAGGGGTGTTGTCTGCGCCAACATGGGGTTTTTATGATGTGCTGTTTAAAGGCAATACCTTTAAATTAGCGCAGTCTTTTAATAGCTATGTGATGGAAAATGTTTTATTTAAAATTTCTTATCCGGCAGAATTTCATGCGCAAACTGCCGTAGAAGCAGCCATGGCACTCCATCCTCAAGTAAAAGACCGCATTCATGATATTGAAAAGCTGGTGATTACTACCCATGAGTCGGCTATTCGCATTATCAGTAAGTCAGGACCATTGAATAACCCGGCTGATCGTGATCATTGTTTGCAGTATATGGCAGCAGTGCCATTATTATACGGCAGTTTAACGGCTGATCATTATGAAGATAGTTTTCATCAGGCCCATCCTGAGATTGATCAGCTACGAGAAAAAATGGAAATTATTGAAGAGCCACGGTTTAGTCAGGAATACTTAGAAGCAGATAAACGTTCAATTGCGAATGCTATGCAGGTATTTTTCCGTGATGGCAGCAAGACTGAACAAGTGACGGTAGAATACCCGGTGGGCCACAGACGTCGTCGCGAAGAAGGTATTCCTTTATTATTGGAGAAATTTAAGCAGAACTTACACACTCGTTATCCAGCACAGCGAGTTGAGCGGATTTATCAACTTTGTCAAAACCATCAGCAATTATTGGAAACTCCCGTTAATGAATTTATGGATTTATTGGTGATTTAA
- a CDS encoding PilZ domain-containing protein, translating to MTENIDELLEDTESHEQRVFPRREVKWKAAIKDKQTGQIVRAITINVSEQGALLETDICFKKMQVLPVMIQVIYGSSKLVIYTTAEVRHVVIRKTDFHLGLQFKEIDPKSQKFLARFAERAI from the coding sequence ATGACTGAAAATATTGATGAGCTTTTAGAAGACACGGAGTCACATGAACAGCGGGTGTTTCCTCGTCGAGAGGTGAAATGGAAGGCGGCTATTAAAGATAAACAAACTGGACAGATAGTACGTGCAATAACCATTAATGTATCAGAGCAGGGTGCACTATTGGAAACCGATATCTGTTTTAAAAAGATGCAAGTATTGCCAGTGATGATTCAAGTGATTTATGGCAGTAGTAAGTTAGTGATTTATACAACGGCTGAAGTGCGCCATGTAGTCATAAGAAAAACAGATTTTCACTTAGGGCTTCAGTTTAAAGAAATAGACCCGAAATCTCAGAAATTTTTAGCGAGATTTGCTGAGCGGGCCATATAG
- the ppsR gene encoding posphoenolpyruvate synthetase regulatory kinase/phosphorylase PpsR gives MKRCVFFISDSTGITAESLGQSLLTQFEHIEFDYHTVPFVDTIDKAQKVVEDIKQMGLSNGHRPVIISTIVDQQISQLFKAIDAFMVDIFSSYLSPLEQELKQHSTHHIGRVREIDSNPRYTQRIDAVHFALDNDDGGRTRDYDKADLILIGVSRCGKTPTCLYLAMQFGIRAANYPFTEDDMDNLKLSECLKPYKNKLFGLTIEPERLSAIRQERRSNSRYASLRQCQQETKEVELLLQKERIPFINTTHLSVEEISTRILSQVGIER, from the coding sequence ATGAAACGTTGTGTCTTCTTTATTTCCGACAGTACAGGCATCACTGCCGAATCACTGGGTCAAAGTTTATTGACCCAGTTTGAGCATATTGAGTTTGACTACCATACAGTTCCTTTTGTTGACACCATTGATAAAGCCCAAAAAGTGGTTGAAGATATTAAACAAATGGGTCTCAGTAATGGCCACCGTCCTGTTATCATCAGCACTATTGTTGACCAACAAATCAGCCAGTTATTCAAAGCAATTGATGCATTTATGGTGGATATTTTTTCTAGTTATTTGTCACCTTTAGAGCAGGAATTAAAACAACACTCCACTCACCATATTGGCAGGGTAAGAGAAATCGACTCCAATCCTCGCTATACCCAACGCATAGATGCGGTTCATTTCGCGCTCGATAATGACGACGGCGGTCGTACACGAGACTATGATAAAGCTGATTTAATTTTAATTGGTGTTTCTCGCTGTGGTAAAACACCAACCTGTTTATACCTGGCTATGCAATTTGGTATTCGAGCAGCTAATTATCCTTTTACAGAGGATGATATGGATAATTTGAAGTTATCTGAATGCTTAAAACCCTATAAAAACAAACTATTTGGCTTAACTATTGAGCCTGAACGTTTATCAGCCATTCGTCAGGAACGACGCTCTAACAGCCGTTATGCCTCATTACGCCAATGCCAGCAAGAAACCAAAGAAGTCGAACTACTACTACAAAAAGAGCGTATTCCATTTATTAATACCACCCATTTATCCGTGGAAGAAATTTCCACCCGGATTCTGTCACAAGTGGGAATTGAGCGGTAG
- a CDS encoding GGDEF domain-containing protein, with protein MKNPLAPILTHRKDHPLTYRLLGYIILCSSVFALISTALQLYFDYTKDISVIDEQFSQIQHSHLPSLSVGLWHVNMPQVHSQLDGILQFADIVHVELDNELGTVIKLGEPTDPVYQIERSFKVVYDDVHLGKVEVGKLVVQGTLENVYNRLFDKALVILFTQLGKTFIVSIFIVLIILSMVAIPLSQMARYARKLGLANLAKELKLVGKQPSNPPDEIDEVVNAINDMRMSLQSDMIKRERAEQELNHYREHLEDLIESRTALLQRREQAEKLVARLSTKFISLQIDAIEQTVDHALSIIGQFFESDYSYIYLISDDGQYLYKAFEWRNNEIQHTKSLPKVIFIDDYPWLQTRLGHNTQIPDVSLLTGEANLEKDLFESADVGSFAMVPLRIQEHLRGIFGQAVANTAKTWTIDDFVLMRLFGDMVVSALIRKDMEIKLRDANEKLTRLAIQDGLTGLSNRRHFDQTLKMEYIRFSRTQSPLSLIICDVDYFKKYNDFYGHDAGDRCLKQVAHILEDIFKRETDLAARYGGEEFAVILPSTGPENALELANQLRERMCDLQIPHAASPISSWVTVSVGVLTVDESIITDLDQLIPTVDKALYRAKDNGRNRVEVAVATAA; from the coding sequence ATGAAAAACCCTCTGGCGCCTATCTTAACTCACCGTAAAGATCATCCCTTAACTTATCGTTTGTTGGGCTATATTATCCTCTGTAGCTCAGTTTTTGCCTTGATTTCAACTGCATTGCAACTGTATTTTGACTACACCAAGGATATTAGCGTTATTGATGAGCAGTTTTCACAAATTCAACATAGCCATTTACCCAGCTTATCGGTTGGCCTATGGCATGTGAATATGCCTCAGGTGCATAGCCAGCTTGATGGTATTTTACAGTTTGCGGATATTGTTCATGTGGAGCTGGATAATGAGCTAGGAACGGTGATTAAACTGGGTGAGCCGACAGATCCTGTGTATCAAATCGAACGAAGCTTTAAAGTGGTCTATGACGATGTCCATTTAGGAAAGGTTGAAGTAGGTAAACTGGTTGTACAAGGTACGTTGGAGAATGTCTATAACCGATTATTTGATAAAGCATTGGTGATTTTATTTACCCAGCTCGGTAAGACTTTTATCGTTTCTATTTTTATCGTGCTCATTATTTTGTCAATGGTAGCCATTCCACTCAGTCAAATGGCACGGTATGCAAGAAAATTGGGGCTGGCCAATTTAGCAAAAGAGCTGAAGCTAGTTGGCAAGCAGCCCTCAAATCCTCCTGATGAAATTGATGAAGTGGTAAATGCTATTAATGATATGCGAATGTCTTTACAAAGTGACATGATCAAACGAGAGCGAGCTGAGCAAGAGTTAAACCATTACAGAGAACACTTGGAGGACTTGATAGAGAGTCGTACTGCTTTACTTCAGCGGCGGGAACAAGCTGAAAAACTGGTTGCTCGACTATCAACGAAATTTATCAGTTTGCAAATCGATGCGATTGAACAAACAGTTGATCATGCCCTTAGCATTATTGGTCAGTTTTTTGAGTCTGATTATAGTTATATTTATTTGATTAGTGATGATGGCCAATATCTTTATAAAGCATTTGAATGGCGCAATAATGAAATTCAACATACAAAGTCATTACCTAAAGTAATATTTATTGATGATTATCCATGGCTTCAAACCAGGTTAGGTCATAACACTCAGATCCCCGATGTGAGTTTATTAACGGGTGAGGCAAATTTAGAAAAAGACTTATTTGAAAGTGCAGATGTAGGTTCCTTTGCGATGGTACCGTTACGTATCCAAGAGCACTTACGTGGCATATTTGGTCAGGCAGTAGCCAATACAGCAAAAACCTGGACCATTGATGACTTTGTATTAATGCGTTTGTTTGGTGATATGGTCGTGAGTGCATTAATCAGGAAAGATATGGAAATTAAACTGAGAGATGCAAATGAAAAATTAACTAGGCTGGCTATTCAGGATGGATTGACTGGGTTGAGCAATCGTCGCCACTTCGATCAAACGTTAAAAATGGAATATATCCGTTTTTCTCGTACGCAAAGCCCTTTGTCACTGATTATTTGTGATGTAGATTATTTTAAAAAATATAATGACTTTTATGGTCATGATGCTGGTGACCGCTGTTTAAAACAGGTTGCTCATATCTTAGAAGATATCTTTAAGCGAGAAACTGATTTAGCCGCACGTTATGGTGGAGAAGAGTTTGCCGTGATTTTACCCTCAACAGGGCCAGAAAATGCGTTGGAGCTGGCTAATCAATTAAGGGAAAGGATGTGTGACTTACAAATACCGCACGCGGCTTCCCCCATTAGTTCCTGGGTGACTGTTAGTGTGGGTGTATTGACCGTTGATGAGTCCATTATTACGGATTTAGACCAATTAATACCAACTGTTGATAAAGCACTGTATCGAGCCAAAGATAATGGACGAAATCGTGTTGAGGTCGCTGTTGCAACCGCAGCCTAA
- the prpC gene encoding bifunctional 2-methylcitrate synthase/citrate synthase: MTEKKLSGAGLRGQSAGETALCTVGKTGTGLTYCGYDIADLAEHAQFEEIAYLLCNGELPNQDQLADYKQTIKKHRILPDKLRQVLEILPASAHPMDVMRTGCSVLGNLEPETNFSQQQDCFDRLLALLPAIICYWYRFSHDRVRIETETDSDALGAHFLQLLHGKKPSALHAQVMNVSLILYAEHEFNASTFTARVCASTLSDMHSCITAAIGSLRGPLHGGANEAAMAMISQWQSADEAEREMLAMLARKEKIMGFGHAIYREADPRNAIIKRWSQQLAHEVGDKVLYSVSERCEQVMWREKKLFPNADFFHASAYHFMGIPTKLFTPIFVCSRVSGWAAHVMEQRSNNRIIRPSADYVGPEHRELVPIEQR; this comes from the coding sequence ATGACAGAAAAAAAACTATCAGGAGCAGGCTTAAGAGGTCAATCAGCAGGTGAAACAGCGTTATGTACAGTGGGTAAAACGGGGACAGGGCTAACCTACTGTGGCTATGATATTGCTGACTTGGCAGAGCATGCACAGTTTGAAGAGATTGCTTATTTATTGTGTAATGGTGAACTGCCCAACCAAGATCAATTAGCTGACTATAAGCAGACAATTAAAAAGCATCGCATCCTGCCTGATAAGTTGCGTCAAGTATTAGAAATTTTACCTGCTTCAGCACATCCGATGGATGTGATGCGAACCGGGTGTTCCGTATTAGGGAATTTGGAACCAGAGACAAACTTTTCCCAGCAGCAGGACTGCTTTGATCGGTTATTGGCTTTATTACCTGCCATTATTTGTTATTGGTATCGATTTAGCCATGATAGAGTGCGGATTGAAACAGAAACCGATAGCGATGCGTTAGGCGCGCATTTTCTACAGTTATTACATGGGAAGAAGCCAAGTGCGTTACATGCGCAGGTTATGAATGTTTCCCTTATTTTATATGCAGAGCATGAGTTCAATGCATCCACATTTACAGCACGTGTTTGTGCTTCTACCTTGTCGGATATGCACTCCTGTATAACCGCTGCTATTGGCTCGTTGCGAGGTCCGCTTCATGGGGGGGCAAATGAAGCAGCCATGGCAATGATTTCACAATGGCAATCTGCTGATGAAGCCGAGCGTGAGATGTTAGCCATGCTGGCGCGTAAAGAGAAAATCATGGGGTTTGGTCATGCAATTTACCGGGAGGCTGATCCACGAAATGCAATTATAAAACGCTGGTCACAACAACTCGCTCATGAAGTAGGTGACAAGGTATTGTATTCTGTGTCTGAGCGCTGCGAGCAAGTGATGTGGCGTGAGAAAAAACTATTCCCCAATGCGGATTTCTTCCATGCCTCTGCTTATCACTTTATGGGCATTCCTACCAAATTGTTTACGCCTATATTTGTTTGCTCTCGGGTGAGTGGCTGGGCCGCCCACGTGATGGAGCAACGTAGTAATAACCGGATTATCCGTCCCAGTGCTGATTATGTAGGGCCTGAGCATCGTGAGTTGGTGCCCATTGAGCAACGCTAA
- the prpB gene encoding methylisocitrate lyase, translating into MTTSQSPGARFRQLVKDQFPVQVVGTINAYCAMLAEQAGHQAIYLSGAGVANASFGLPDLGITSLNDVLEDVRRITAASSLPLLVDCDTGFGGAFNIARSIKEMERAGAAAIHIEDQVAQKRCGHRPGKAIVSAAEMVDRVKAAVDARQDADFVIMARTDAHAVEGMDAAIERSLLCVEAGADMIFPEAMHSLDEYQKFVAAVKVPVLANITEFGKTPLFSTKALAAVGVQLVLYPLSAFRAMSKAALDVYQTLLSEGSQKTRLEDMQTREQLYQTLGYHAYEDKLDQLFAKRQTDNA; encoded by the coding sequence ATGACAACCTCACAGTCACCAGGGGCTCGCTTTAGACAGTTGGTTAAAGATCAGTTTCCCGTACAGGTGGTCGGTACGATAAACGCTTACTGCGCTATGTTAGCAGAACAGGCGGGTCACCAGGCTATTTACTTATCTGGCGCAGGGGTTGCCAATGCCTCTTTTGGTTTGCCTGATCTAGGGATTACCAGCTTGAATGATGTGTTAGAAGATGTTCGTCGGATAACTGCTGCTAGCTCATTACCCTTATTAGTTGATTGTGATACTGGATTTGGTGGCGCATTCAATATTGCTCGTAGCATAAAAGAAATGGAACGGGCAGGAGCGGCAGCCATTCATATCGAAGATCAAGTGGCACAAAAGCGTTGTGGTCACCGCCCAGGAAAAGCCATTGTTAGTGCTGCAGAAATGGTCGATAGAGTGAAGGCGGCAGTAGATGCACGTCAAGATGCGGATTTTGTTATTATGGCACGCACCGATGCCCATGCGGTTGAGGGAATGGATGCTGCCATTGAGCGCTCGTTACTGTGTGTTGAGGCTGGTGCGGATATGATATTCCCAGAGGCTATGCACTCACTAGATGAGTACCAAAAGTTTGTAGCTGCTGTCAAAGTACCTGTATTGGCAAATATCACTGAATTTGGTAAAACGCCTCTATTTTCTACCAAGGCGCTGGCTGCGGTTGGTGTACAACTAGTGTTGTATCCGTTGAGTGCGTTTCGTGCAATGAGTAAAGCTGCACTTGATGTGTACCAGACATTGTTGAGTGAAGGAAGCCAGAAAACACGCTTAGAAGATATGCAAACCAGAGAACAGCTCTATCAAACCTTAGGTTACCACGCTTATGAAGATAAGCTGGACCAGTTGTTTGCCAAACGGCAGACAGATAACGCTTAA
- the ppsA gene encoding phosphoenolpyruvate synthase, whose protein sequence is MEAYVVSLAELGANDVEKVGGKNASLGEMISQLTAAEVKVPTGFATTAEAYREFLEKSGLNQRIHDELDKLDVDDVNALAKTGAQIRQWVIDEPFQPELEQAIREAYGSMCRDLPEVAVAVRSSATAEDLPDASFAGQQETFLNIRGVDQVIHAVKEVFASLFNDRAIAYRVHQGFDHKLVALSAGIQRMVRSETAASGVMFTLDTESGFNDVVFITAAYGLGETVVQGAVNPDEFYVHKPTLQANRPAVLRRNLGTKAIKMVYSDDQEVGKTVATVDVDTADRQRFCITDEEVTELAKQALIIEQHYGRPMDIEWAKDGEDGQLYIVQARPETVKSRSHAATMERYLLKEQGKVIIEGRSIGQRIGSGPVKVIHDLTEMDRVQPGDVLVTDMTDPDWEPIMKRASAIVTDRGGRTCHAAIIARELGIPAVVGCGHASSKLKDGQLVTVSCAEGDTGLVYDGQLAFDVKHSSVDSMPELPFKLMMNVGNPDRAFDFQAIPNEGVGLARLEFIINRMIGVHPKALLNFDRLPEDVKQIVEQRISGYASPVDFYVEKLVEGVATIAAAFYPKKVIVRLSDFKSNEYANLMGGDLYEPHEENPMLGFRGASRYISDDFRDCFELECRAMKKVRDDMGLTNVELMVPFVRTVGEAKRVSELLAEHGLKRGENGLRLIMMCELPTNALLAKQFLEYFDGFSIGSNDMTQLTLGLDRDSGIIAHLFDERDEAVKTLLSMAIQACREAGKYVGICGQGPSDHPDLARWLMDEGIETVSLNPDSVLDTWFYLAENN, encoded by the coding sequence TTGGAAGCTTATGTTGTTTCACTGGCCGAACTAGGTGCCAATGATGTGGAAAAAGTGGGAGGAAAGAATGCCTCCCTTGGGGAAATGATCAGTCAACTGACAGCGGCAGAAGTTAAAGTACCTACTGGTTTTGCGACCACAGCGGAAGCCTATCGTGAGTTTTTAGAAAAGAGTGGACTAAACCAGCGAATTCATGATGAGTTAGATAAGCTCGATGTAGATGATGTGAATGCGTTGGCTAAAACCGGTGCGCAAATTCGTCAATGGGTTATTGATGAGCCATTTCAGCCTGAACTGGAGCAAGCGATTCGAGAAGCCTATGGTAGCATGTGTCGTGATTTGCCTGAAGTCGCTGTGGCGGTACGTTCATCTGCAACGGCAGAGGACTTGCCTGATGCATCATTTGCTGGTCAGCAAGAAACTTTCTTAAATATTCGTGGCGTTGATCAGGTGATTCATGCGGTAAAAGAAGTCTTTGCTTCCCTGTTTAATGACCGAGCTATTGCTTATCGTGTGCACCAAGGTTTTGACCACAAACTAGTGGCTTTATCTGCGGGTATCCAACGGATGGTTCGGAGTGAAACCGCTGCCTCTGGGGTAATGTTTACTCTGGACACCGAGTCTGGTTTTAATGATGTAGTGTTTATTACTGCAGCCTATGGTTTAGGCGAAACTGTCGTACAAGGTGCAGTGAACCCTGATGAGTTTTATGTACACAAGCCGACCTTACAAGCAAATCGCCCAGCGGTATTGCGCCGTAACTTGGGAACTAAAGCGATTAAAATGGTTTACAGTGATGATCAGGAAGTGGGCAAAACGGTTGCGACAGTTGATGTGGATACGGCTGACAGACAGCGTTTTTGTATTACTGATGAAGAAGTCACTGAGTTAGCTAAGCAAGCCCTGATCATTGAGCAGCATTATGGCCGTCCAATGGATATTGAATGGGCTAAAGATGGTGAAGATGGTCAGCTTTACATCGTGCAGGCACGCCCTGAAACAGTGAAAAGCCGTTCCCATGCCGCCACCATGGAGCGTTACCTGCTAAAAGAGCAGGGTAAGGTGATTATTGAAGGTCGGAGTATTGGCCAGCGGATAGGCAGCGGCCCGGTAAAAGTGATCCATGATTTAACGGAAATGGACAGGGTCCAGCCAGGCGATGTGCTGGTAACAGATATGACGGACCCTGACTGGGAGCCGATCATGAAGCGTGCCTCTGCCATTGTCACTGACCGAGGTGGTCGTACTTGCCATGCAGCTATTATTGCTCGTGAGTTGGGTATTCCTGCGGTAGTGGGGTGTGGCCATGCATCCAGTAAATTAAAAGATGGCCAACTGGTAACAGTCTCTTGTGCTGAAGGGGATACTGGTTTGGTGTATGACGGTCAGTTAGCATTTGATGTGAAGCACAGCTCCGTAGACTCTATGCCAGAACTGCCATTCAAGCTGATGATGAATGTGGGTAATCCCGACCGTGCGTTTGATTTTCAGGCGATTCCCAATGAAGGGGTAGGCTTGGCCCGTTTGGAATTTATCATCAATAGAATGATTGGGGTTCACCCTAAAGCACTCCTTAATTTTGATCGGTTGCCAGAAGATGTGAAACAAATTGTTGAACAGCGCATTTCAGGCTACGCCAGCCCGGTTGACTTTTATGTGGAAAAATTGGTGGAAGGGGTTGCGACCATTGCTGCAGCCTTCTACCCGAAAAAAGTCATTGTGCGGCTATCTGACTTTAAATCCAATGAATATGCTAACTTAATGGGTGGTGATCTTTATGAGCCCCATGAAGAGAACCCAATGTTAGGCTTCCGTGGCGCATCTCGCTATATATCCGATGACTTCCGTGATTGTTTTGAGCTGGAATGTCGGGCGATGAAGAAAGTCCGTGATGATATGGGCTTAACCAATGTGGAGCTAATGGTGCCATTTGTTCGCACCGTGGGTGAAGCTAAGCGGGTATCTGAGCTATTAGCCGAGCATGGATTAAAACGGGGTGAGAATGGCTTACGCTTGATTATGATGTGCGAGTTACCAACCAATGCACTGCTGGCTAAGCAGTTTTTAGAATATTTCGATGGGTTTTCTATCGGTTCTAATGACATGACTCAGCTAACGTTGGGCTTGGACCGTGACTCTGGCATTATTGCTCACTTGTTTGATGAACGGGATGAAGCAGTAAAAACTCTGCTTTCTATGGCCATTCAAGCTTGTCGTGAAGCAGGCAAATACGTGGGTATTTGTGGGCAAGGTCCATCAGATCATCCAGATTTGGCGCGCTGGCTAATGGATGAAGGCATTGAGACGGTGTCACTGAACCCTGACTCAGTATTAGATACCTGGTTTTATTTAGCTGAAAATAATTAA
- a CDS encoding MIP/aquaporin family protein, whose translation MIYASWRLWLAELLGSFMLVFAGTGAIIINDVSQGTITHVGIAATFGLIVCTVIYTYGDVSGAHINPAVTFAFWLAKRFPTQQLLPYIISQLLGACLASFVLLTFFPQHPTLGATLPANSTLVAFILEIILSWWLMTVIFGVSEGAKEKGLVAGIVVGGVVALEAMFAGPISGASMNPARSFGPALMSGNLASLWPYIAGPLIGTSIAVFSCRWVQGDKCCQSDPLPSSPLDPPQ comes from the coding sequence ATGATATATGCATCATGGCGGCTTTGGCTAGCTGAATTATTAGGCAGTTTTATGTTGGTTTTTGCCGGTACTGGGGCAATTATCATCAATGATGTCAGCCAAGGTACTATTACTCATGTCGGCATTGCCGCCACCTTTGGTCTGATTGTGTGTACAGTTATTTATACCTATGGTGATGTTTCCGGGGCTCATATTAACCCTGCCGTCACATTTGCCTTTTGGCTGGCCAAACGTTTTCCCACCCAACAGCTACTGCCTTATATTATCAGTCAGCTGCTAGGTGCTTGTTTAGCCTCTTTTGTATTATTAACCTTCTTTCCTCAACATCCAACTTTAGGTGCCACCTTACCAGCGAACTCAACACTAGTAGCCTTTATCCTGGAAATTATTTTAAGCTGGTGGTTAATGACCGTAATTTTTGGTGTATCGGAAGGCGCTAAAGAAAAAGGGTTGGTTGCTGGCATAGTGGTGGGAGGCGTTGTGGCCCTTGAAGCAATGTTTGCAGGCCCTATCAGTGGTGCCTCGATGAATCCTGCTCGCTCTTTTGGGCCTGCCTTAATGAGTGGTAATTTGGCGAGTTTATGGCCTTATATTGCAGGCCCATTAATTGGAACCAGTATTGCTGTTTTTAGTTGTCGCTGGGTTCAAGGAGACAAATGCTGTCAGTCCGACCCTCTACCGTCTAGCCCGCTTGATCCTCCACAATAA